A portion of the Acidimicrobiales bacterium genome contains these proteins:
- a CDS encoding ABC transporter ATP-binding protein, which translates to MWQLDSVTVEFDGTVAVDEVSLRIDDGEILVVLGPSGCGKSTMLRTVAGLQAPTRGRVRIDGDDATDRPPHRRGIGMMFQQPTLFPHRDVGHNIGFGLRMSAIPPAERTRRIAEMLDLVGLPGFERRDVSTLSGGEAQRVALARSLAPRPTLLLLDEPLGALDRVLRERLITELPELLRSTGTAAMYVTHDHDEAFAIADRIAVMTAGAILRTAPPEELFADPGTEIVARFLGHTNIVGEPHQRRVIRPDAATVDPTGTLAATVLHDRFRGDHHEVSFATASGPLTFRLSEPLRVGTEIRLRIDPARVSPVDPA; encoded by the coding sequence ATGTGGCAGCTCGATTCGGTCACCGTCGAGTTCGACGGGACGGTCGCGGTCGACGAGGTGTCGCTGCGGATAGACGACGGCGAAATCCTCGTCGTCCTCGGCCCGAGCGGCTGCGGCAAGTCGACGATGCTGCGGACCGTGGCCGGACTCCAGGCCCCGACCCGCGGGCGGGTGCGCATCGACGGCGACGACGCCACCGACCGGCCTCCGCATCGACGCGGGATCGGCATGATGTTCCAACAACCCACACTCTTCCCGCACAGGGACGTGGGTCACAACATCGGGTTCGGGCTTCGCATGAGCGCGATTCCTCCCGCCGAGCGAACCCGTCGTATCGCCGAGATGCTCGACCTCGTGGGCCTGCCCGGCTTCGAGCGCCGAGACGTCTCGACCCTCTCGGGTGGTGAGGCCCAGCGGGTCGCGCTCGCCCGCTCGCTGGCGCCGCGCCCGACCCTGCTGCTCCTCGACGAGCCACTGGGTGCACTCGACCGCGTCCTGCGGGAGCGATTGATCACCGAACTGCCCGAGCTTCTACGGAGCACCGGCACCGCGGCGATGTACGTCACCCACGATCACGACGAGGCCTTCGCGATCGCAGACCGGATCGCGGTCATGACCGCCGGCGCGATTCTCCGGACTGCACCACCCGAGGAACTCTTCGCCGATCCCGGCACCGAGATCGTGGCCCGCTTCCTCGGCCACACGAACATCGTCGGCGAGCCGCACCAGCGACGGGTGATCCGTCCCGACGCGGCGACGGTCGATCCGACGGGGACACTCGCCGCCACCGTGCTCCACGATCGCTTCCGCGGTGACCACCACGAGGTTTCGTTCGCCACCGCCAGCGGTCCGCTCACGTTTCGGCTCTCCGAGCCTCTCCGCGTGGGAACCGAGATCCGATTGCGCATCGATCCGGCCCGCGTCTCGCCCGTCGACCCCGCCTGA
- a CDS encoding alpha/beta hydrolase — protein sequence MPRAHNDHITLEYETFGSPEDPTLICLPGLGNQLLLFSEEFCESFVGRGFHVIRMDNRDAGLSSTTDDEHAYTLADMADDVIAVLDAAGVDDAVVLGVSLGGMIAQATAIGHPGRVRALVSIMSTTGEADVGTPSSAALAALTREPAATIEAQIEQDLEARLIWSNPEWFDVEQMRAYFASCYERAWLPDGTGRQFAAVVRSGDRSAGLAGLSMPALVVHGENDTLIHPSGGERTAELIPDAELLVIEGMSHDFVYQAWPPIIEAVTALTARTFG from the coding sequence ATGCCGAGAGCGCACAACGACCACATCACGCTCGAGTACGAGACCTTCGGGTCGCCCGAGGATCCGACCCTCATCTGCCTGCCCGGCCTGGGCAACCAGCTGCTGCTGTTCTCCGAGGAGTTCTGCGAGTCGTTCGTGGGACGAGGGTTCCATGTCATTCGCATGGACAATCGCGACGCCGGCCTCTCGTCGACGACCGACGACGAGCATGCCTACACCTTGGCCGACATGGCCGATGACGTGATCGCAGTGCTCGATGCGGCCGGCGTGGACGATGCCGTCGTCCTCGGCGTGTCGCTCGGTGGGATGATCGCTCAGGCCACGGCCATCGGTCACCCCGGTCGGGTGCGAGCCCTCGTGTCCATCATGTCGACCACCGGCGAAGCCGATGTCGGCACGCCGAGCAGTGCCGCGCTGGCGGCCCTCACCCGGGAGCCCGCCGCAACGATCGAGGCCCAGATCGAACAGGACCTCGAGGCGCGCCTGATCTGGTCCAACCCCGAGTGGTTCGACGTCGAGCAGATGCGCGCCTACTTCGCCTCGTGTTACGAGCGTGCCTGGCTGCCGGACGGAACCGGGCGCCAGTTCGCCGCAGTCGTGCGCAGCGGTGATCGCTCGGCCGGCCTCGCCGGCCTGTCGATGCCCGCATTGGTGGTCCACGGCGAGAACGACACCCTGATCCACCCGTCGGGTGGGGAGCGCACCGCCGAACTGATTCCCGATGCCGAACTGCTCGTCATCGAGGGGATGTCCCACGACTTCGTGTATCAGGCGTGGCCGCCGATCATCGAGGCGGTGACCGCCCTCACCGCCCGCACGTTTGGTTAG
- a CDS encoding PH domain-containing protein, translated as MPFPRHLLTEDEDLVLDLRPHWWYLAPAGALLVVAVLFGVGALIGDWSDWLKTPIGIWVLGSLGWFGLRYLNWTTTNFVVTNERVISRAGVISKQGKEIPLDRINTVFFNQSVFERLIRAGDLGIESAGEGGRQTFTDIRRPNLVQNEIYRQVEGLEARKYQRMGQAASGGASPESIPEQIDKLDQLRRQGAITEAEFDQKKRELLDRM; from the coding sequence ATGCCCTTCCCGCGTCATCTCCTCACCGAGGACGAGGATCTCGTCCTCGACCTCCGTCCGCACTGGTGGTACCTGGCCCCCGCCGGCGCCCTCCTTGTCGTCGCCGTTCTCTTCGGCGTCGGAGCACTCATCGGGGACTGGTCCGACTGGTTGAAGACGCCCATCGGCATCTGGGTCCTAGGGTCGCTGGGCTGGTTCGGGCTGCGGTACCTCAACTGGACGACCACCAACTTCGTGGTCACGAACGAGCGGGTCATCTCGCGGGCCGGCGTGATATCGAAGCAGGGCAAGGAGATTCCGCTCGACCGCATCAACACCGTGTTCTTCAACCAGTCGGTGTTCGAACGGTTGATCCGCGCCGGGGACCTGGGGATCGAATCGGCGGGTGAGGGAGGCCGCCAGACGTTCACGGACATCCGCAGGCCCAACCTGGTGCAGAACGAGATCTACCGTCAGGTCGAGGGTCTCGAGGCGCGCAAGTACCAGCGCATGGGTCAGGCCGCGTCCGGGGGTGCGTCGCCTGAGTCGATCCCCGAGCAGATCGACAAGCTCGACCAGCTCCGGCGTCAGGGTGCGATCACCGAGGCGGAGTTCGACCAGAAGAAGCGTGAGCTCCTCGATCGCATGTGA
- a CDS encoding metallopeptidase family protein, which translates to MEPVSTRRFEQLVGDALDALPEELGRLMENVAIVAEDRHPTEDLLGLYEGIPLTERNDYGGLVMPDVISLYRLALCEMCVDEADLVEEIAVTVVHEIAHHFGIDDASLHAWGWG; encoded by the coding sequence GTGGAGCCCGTGAGTACCCGTCGATTCGAACAGCTCGTCGGGGACGCACTCGACGCCCTCCCCGAGGAGCTCGGGCGGTTGATGGAGAACGTCGCGATCGTCGCCGAGGACCGTCACCCGACCGAGGACCTGCTCGGCTTGTACGAGGGGATTCCGTTGACGGAGCGCAACGACTACGGCGGACTCGTGATGCCCGACGTGATCTCGCTCTACCGCCTCGCGCTGTGCGAGATGTGCGTCGACGAGGCCGACCTCGTCGAGGAGATCGCGGTCACCGTGGTGCACGAGATCGCTCACCACTTCGGGATCGACGACGCGTCCCTCCACGCCTGGGGATGGGGATAG
- a CDS encoding thiamine ABC transporter substrate-binding protein yields MTRPRLIFVLLLAVALFVAACGDDTDTAPTDGEPVTITLITHDSFQVSPGVLETFTEQSRVTVELLSSGDTGQMLAESILTAGNPLGDVMFGVDNTFLQRALDADIFEPYESPNLDTVPDEFELDAQHRVTPIDFGDVCVNYWTEALPGDAPTTLEDLTDPSLAGELVVENPETSSPGLAFLLATIAGTDDWEAYWSDLRDNGISVTSGWDEAYNSQFVAGGGDRSMVVSYASSPAAEVIYADEDLDTAPTGVLLDSCFRQIEFAGVLAGGDQPEASQLLIDFLLTPTFQNDVPLNMFVFPVADTATLPPAFAEHAQLAPNPLTLEPAEIEANRDDWTQRWVEIVLG; encoded by the coding sequence ATGACTCGACCCCGACTGATTTTCGTCCTGTTGCTCGCCGTGGCGCTGTTCGTCGCCGCGTGCGGTGACGACACCGATACCGCCCCGACCGACGGGGAGCCCGTCACGATCACGCTCATCACCCACGACTCGTTCCAGGTCTCGCCGGGCGTCCTCGAGACCTTCACCGAGCAGAGCCGCGTCACCGTCGAACTGCTGAGTTCGGGTGACACGGGCCAGATGCTCGCGGAGTCGATCCTGACCGCCGGCAACCCGCTCGGTGACGTCATGTTCGGGGTGGACAACACCTTCCTGCAACGAGCGCTCGACGCCGACATCTTCGAGCCGTACGAGTCGCCCAATCTCGACACCGTCCCCGACGAGTTCGAACTCGACGCGCAACATCGGGTGACGCCGATCGACTTCGGCGACGTCTGCGTCAACTACTGGACGGAGGCGCTCCCTGGTGATGCTCCGACCACTCTCGAGGACCTCACCGACCCGAGCCTGGCGGGCGAACTCGTGGTGGAGAACCCCGAGACGTCCTCCCCGGGACTCGCCTTCTTGTTGGCAACCATCGCCGGCACCGACGACTGGGAGGCGTACTGGAGCGACCTGCGCGACAACGGGATCAGCGTGACCTCCGGGTGGGACGAGGCGTACAACTCTCAGTTCGTGGCCGGGGGCGGCGACCGCTCGATGGTCGTCTCGTATGCGTCGAGTCCGGCCGCCGAGGTCATCTACGCCGACGAGGACCTCGACACCGCGCCGACCGGCGTGCTGCTCGACTCGTGCTTCCGGCAGATCGAATTCGCCGGGGTGCTCGCCGGTGGCGACCAGCCCGAAGCGTCACAGCTCCTGATCGACTTCCTCCTGACCCCCACCTTCCAGAACGACGTTCCGCTGAACATGTTCGTCTTCCCCGTCGCCGACACCGCGACGCTGCCCCCGGCGTTCGCCGAACATGCGCAACTGGCTCCGAACCCCCTCACCCTCGAGCCCGCCGAGATCGAAGCGAATCGGGACGACTGGACACAGCGATGGGTCGAGATCGTTCTCGGCTGA
- a CDS encoding CaiB/BaiF CoA-transferase family protein: MGPLAGVTIVEIAGIGPGPFCAMMLADMGAEVIRVDRAGSVRGGDPAVPPGDVMNRGRRSIGVDLKSPDGVETLLRLVEQADGLIEGFRPGVAERLGIGPEICLARNPALVYGRMTGWGQDGPYAPTAGHDINYISLAGALEPIGRAGEAPVPPLNLVGDFGGGGMYLAFGLVCAILEARGSGKGQVVDAAMVDGAASLMTFFHGFRAMGIWNDERGTNMLDTGAHYYDVYECSDGRYVSIGSIEPQFYAELREKLGLDDPKWDAQMSRSEWPGFKEELSAIFKTRTRDEWCELIEGSDVCFAPVLSMEEAPKHPHNVARNTFTEIAGVTQPSPAPRFSRTEATIERPPPHAGQHTDEVLERFGFTAADIAGLRDTGAIA, from the coding sequence ATGGGGCCACTGGCAGGAGTGACGATCGTCGAGATCGCGGGGATCGGGCCGGGCCCGTTCTGCGCCATGATGCTCGCCGACATGGGTGCCGAAGTGATCCGGGTCGACCGGGCCGGTTCGGTGCGCGGTGGCGACCCTGCCGTGCCGCCCGGCGATGTGATGAACCGAGGTCGGCGCTCGATCGGTGTCGATCTCAAGTCGCCCGACGGCGTCGAGACCCTGCTTCGCCTCGTCGAGCAGGCCGACGGGCTCATCGAAGGCTTCCGCCCCGGCGTGGCCGAGCGGCTCGGCATCGGACCCGAGATCTGCCTCGCCCGCAACCCCGCGCTGGTCTACGGACGCATGACCGGCTGGGGGCAGGACGGACCCTACGCGCCGACCGCGGGCCACGACATCAACTACATCTCTCTGGCCGGCGCGCTCGAGCCGATCGGCCGCGCCGGTGAAGCCCCGGTCCCGCCCCTCAACCTGGTCGGCGATTTCGGCGGCGGTGGCATGTACCTCGCCTTCGGTCTCGTGTGCGCGATCCTCGAAGCGCGTGGTTCGGGGAAGGGCCAGGTGGTCGACGCGGCGATGGTCGACGGTGCTGCCTCGCTCATGACGTTCTTCCACGGGTTCCGGGCCATGGGCATCTGGAACGACGAACGCGGCACGAACATGCTCGACACCGGCGCCCACTACTACGACGTCTACGAGTGCAGCGACGGCAGGTACGTGTCGATCGGCTCGATCGAGCCCCAGTTCTATGCCGAGCTCCGCGAGAAGCTCGGCCTCGACGACCCGAAGTGGGACGCCCAGATGAGCCGGTCCGAATGGCCCGGCTTCAAAGAGGAGCTGTCGGCCATCTTCAAGACCAGGACCCGCGACGAGTGGTGTGAGTTGATCGAGGGCTCCGATGTCTGTTTCGCCCCGGTGCTCTCGATGGAGGAGGCGCCGAAGCATCCGCACAACGTCGCCCGCAACACATTCACCGAGATCGCCGGCGTCACGCAGCCGTCGCCGGCGCCCCGATTCAGCCGAACCGAGGCGACGATCGAACGTCCGCCGCCCCACGCCGGACAGCACACCGATGAGGTCCTCGAGCGGTTCGGCTTCACCGCGGCGGACATCGCCGGACTGCGCGACACCGGTGCCATCGCCTGA
- a CDS encoding cation:proton antiporter — protein MTLNPPTEHQLLVFWVGLLVILVTARVFGLIMQRLGQPSVVGELAAGLVLGPSLLGRVAPDITDWLFPADDVQTGMLFTVGWLGVLLLLVATGFETDLGLIARLGRAATLVSTGSLLVPAVAGVAVGWFIPSVFVGDDTERYIFALFIAAALSISSLPVIAKILTEMGFMRRNFGQLTLAAGMANDVVGWILLGFIAGLAQAGGVQLDKLAFTVIGLLAFFVFAFTVGQRLVDTSLRRVRANGDDALAGMSVVLITALSFGVITQWLHVEAVLGAFVAGVILARSRYSNHRLIRPLEIMTSAIFAPIFFATAGLRVDLGLLSDGETLLWAGIVLLAASLSKFVGSLIGARLSNLPTREGAALGIGLNARGALEIVIATIGLSLGVLNDRSYTVIVLMAMMTSMLAPPLLRRVLRNWDGTPEERRRLDLETQLAANTVVTAGRVLIPTRGGLPSLLAAQVTGLAWPSGAAATLFTVGDDVQVDLTAHTNVLDGRTSEHTAVPGSEVARAIVDESKLGYDAIVIGANHVEGAMVTPLIDEILRKAPIPVVVVRAPRHAGGRLPWAFARALVPVNGSRSSRAAQEISSYLSGQIGTHVYQLHVSSDPAGRLETILGGRGVHSNRARNILNDASGLAATAGANATTIVEQASVPGEQILASAEELDTDLIVISGTTRINANELFLGPTVQYVIDNATSSLIVALTPEERPAPTDGADASDGAAGLPENMPPPDEQVRA, from the coding sequence ATGACGCTCAATCCCCCGACCGAGCATCAGCTACTGGTTTTCTGGGTCGGGTTGCTCGTCATCCTCGTCACGGCTCGAGTCTTCGGTCTGATCATGCAGCGGTTGGGTCAGCCCTCCGTCGTCGGGGAGCTGGCGGCGGGTCTCGTCCTCGGACCGTCCCTGCTCGGTCGGGTTGCCCCCGACATCACCGACTGGCTCTTTCCCGCCGACGATGTCCAGACCGGGATGTTGTTCACGGTCGGCTGGCTCGGGGTCCTCCTCCTCCTGGTCGCCACGGGATTCGAAACGGATCTCGGCCTGATCGCCCGCCTCGGCAGAGCCGCGACCCTCGTCTCGACCGGGTCCCTGCTGGTCCCGGCAGTGGCGGGTGTCGCGGTGGGTTGGTTCATCCCGAGCGTGTTCGTCGGTGACGACACCGAGCGCTACATCTTCGCCCTGTTCATCGCCGCAGCACTGTCCATCTCATCGCTGCCGGTGATCGCCAAGATCCTCACCGAGATGGGGTTCATGCGACGGAACTTCGGCCAGCTCACGCTGGCCGCGGGTATGGCCAACGACGTCGTCGGATGGATACTCCTCGGTTTCATCGCCGGGCTCGCCCAGGCCGGCGGCGTGCAGCTCGACAAGCTCGCGTTCACCGTCATCGGCCTGCTCGCCTTCTTCGTGTTCGCGTTCACGGTCGGCCAGCGCCTCGTCGACACCTCACTCCGTCGGGTGCGGGCCAATGGCGACGATGCCCTCGCCGGGATGAGTGTCGTGCTGATCACTGCGCTCTCTTTCGGGGTGATCACCCAGTGGTTGCATGTGGAAGCGGTCCTCGGCGCATTCGTCGCCGGGGTGATTCTCGCCCGCTCGCGCTATTCGAACCACCGGCTCATTCGCCCACTCGAGATCATGACCTCGGCCATCTTCGCCCCGATCTTCTTCGCCACGGCCGGTCTGCGGGTCGATCTCGGCCTGCTCTCCGACGGCGAGACACTGCTCTGGGCCGGGATCGTCCTCCTGGCCGCGTCGCTGTCGAAGTTCGTCGGTTCGCTCATCGGTGCTCGGCTCTCGAACCTGCCGACTCGCGAGGGCGCGGCGCTCGGTATCGGGCTCAACGCCCGCGGCGCACTCGAGATCGTGATCGCCACCATCGGTCTCTCGTTGGGCGTGCTCAACGACCGCTCGTACACCGTGATCGTCCTGATGGCCATGATGACGTCGATGCTCGCGCCGCCGCTCCTTCGGCGGGTGCTGCGCAATTGGGACGGGACCCCGGAGGAACGCCGCCGGCTCGATCTCGAGACACAACTCGCCGCCAACACGGTCGTCACCGCAGGTCGGGTCCTGATACCGACCCGGGGCGGACTGCCGTCGTTGCTCGCCGCCCAGGTGACAGGACTGGCCTGGCCCAGCGGTGCCGCGGCCACGCTCTTCACCGTGGGTGACGACGTCCAGGTGGATCTCACCGCTCACACGAACGTGCTCGACGGGCGCACTTCTGAGCACACGGCTGTGCCGGGTTCTGAGGTCGCCCGGGCAATCGTCGACGAGTCGAAGCTCGGATACGACGCCATCGTGATCGGTGCAAACCACGTCGAGGGAGCAATGGTCACCCCGCTGATCGACGAGATCCTGCGAAAGGCGCCCATTCCCGTGGTCGTGGTGCGGGCGCCCCGACACGCCGGGGGCCGACTGCCGTGGGCCTTCGCCCGGGCGCTCGTGCCCGTCAACGGATCACGGTCCTCTCGCGCCGCGCAGGAGATCTCGTCCTACCTGAGCGGTCAGATCGGCACCCACGTCTATCAGCTCCACGTGTCGTCCGATCCGGCGGGGCGGCTCGAGACGATCCTCGGAGGCCGAGGCGTCCACTCGAACCGGGCCCGCAACATCCTCAACGACGCGTCCGGGCTCGCCGCCACCGCCGGAGCGAACGCAACGACCATCGTCGAGCAGGCGTCCGTTCCCGGTGAGCAGATCCTCGCGTCGGCCGAAGAGCTCGACACCGACCTCATCGTGATCTCCGGCACGACGCGCATCAACGCCAACGAGCTCTTCCTGGGACCGACCGTGCAGTACGTGATCGACAACGCGACCAGCTCTCTCATCGTCGCACTCACCCCTGAGGAGCGTCCGGCCCCGACCGACGGAGCCGATGCCTCGGACGGCGCCGCCGGCCTGCCGGAGAACATGCCCCCTCCCGACGAACAAGTACGCGCCTAG
- a CDS encoding EamA family transporter — MTAFLALASALIIGGSDFGGGLATRHDSTFRVTAVAQISGGVIALVFALAVGAEEIGCADVVGGVVAGLSGTFSFVCFYRALSLGVMSVIAPMTAVVGASVPAIVGFARGDDLAAPTAVGLVVAVLAIVLVTRGSSRQRAGATPRLAIVLALTAGLGFAVFFIALAETHDEAGMWPLVIARVVSIPIVGVVAWRVTGRVVPEVPLAARLAVITGVTEMIANALLLVALRRDEIAIASVFGSLYPISTVLLAWVFLRERVSRSQLVGVGLALGALALVAI, encoded by the coding sequence ATGACCGCCTTCCTCGCGCTTGCGTCCGCGCTGATCATCGGCGGGTCGGACTTCGGTGGGGGACTGGCGACTCGTCACGACTCGACCTTTCGGGTCACGGCGGTCGCGCAGATCTCCGGCGGTGTCATCGCGTTGGTGTTCGCACTGGCGGTCGGGGCCGAAGAGATCGGGTGTGCCGACGTCGTCGGCGGCGTGGTGGCCGGCCTTTCGGGGACGTTCTCGTTCGTCTGCTTCTATCGGGCACTGTCCCTGGGGGTGATGAGCGTGATCGCGCCGATGACCGCGGTGGTCGGCGCGAGTGTTCCCGCGATCGTCGGCTTCGCCCGCGGTGACGACCTCGCCGCGCCGACCGCGGTGGGTCTGGTGGTCGCCGTGTTGGCAATCGTCCTCGTCACCCGCGGGAGCAGCAGGCAGCGGGCCGGGGCGACGCCGAGACTCGCGATCGTGCTGGCCCTCACCGCCGGCCTCGGATTCGCGGTCTTCTTCATCGCCCTGGCGGAGACCCACGACGAGGCGGGCATGTGGCCGCTCGTGATTGCCCGGGTCGTGTCCATTCCCATCGTCGGCGTGGTGGCGTGGAGGGTGACCGGGAGAGTGGTGCCGGAGGTGCCCCTGGCCGCGCGGCTCGCGGTCATCACCGGTGTCACCGAGATGATCGCCAACGCGTTGCTGCTGGTCGCACTGCGGCGGGACGAGATCGCCATCGCCTCGGTGTTCGGATCGCTCTATCCGATCAGCACCGTCCTGCTTGCGTGGGTGTTCCTGCGAGAGCGGGTGTCACGATCGCAGTTGGTGGGCGTGGGGCTCGCCCTGGGTGCACTCGCGCTCGTCGCGATCTGA
- a CDS encoding GNAT family N-acetyltransferase has protein sequence MSSSIACEPVMEVIDKTFASLAAAEFHDLVKLRVDVFVVEQACPYPELDGRDVEPTTRHVWTADTVGPCSYLRVLDDGEARRLGRIVTRADVRGAGMAGALLDHVLATTVGPWVLDAQAHLEGWYTTRGFVATGPEYLEDGIAHVPMRLER, from the coding sequence GTGAGCTCCTCGATCGCATGTGAGCCGGTGATGGAGGTCATCGACAAGACGTTCGCGTCGCTCGCCGCTGCGGAGTTCCACGATCTCGTCAAGCTGCGTGTCGACGTGTTCGTGGTCGAGCAGGCCTGCCCCTACCCGGAACTCGACGGTCGCGACGTCGAGCCCACGACCCGGCATGTCTGGACCGCCGACACCGTCGGGCCGTGTTCCTACCTGCGTGTCCTCGACGACGGCGAGGCACGCCGATTGGGTCGGATCGTGACCCGAGCCGACGTCCGTGGTGCGGGGATGGCCGGCGCCCTCCTCGACCACGTGCTCGCCACGACGGTCGGTCCCTGGGTGCTCGATGCGCAGGCCCATCTCGAAGGCTGGTACACGACGCGTGGATTCGTCGCGACCGGCCCCGAGTACCTCGAGGACGGAATCGCCCACGTTCCGATGCGTCTCGAGCGCTGA
- a CDS encoding iron ABC transporter permease, whose translation MGRDRSRLIAGAAIVPAVFIGVFFFYPVTTVVWRGLGGEGLDALTGLNESGRIRSAVWFTVWQAAASTLLTLVVALPGAAAMARAAPRTQRRLRALVTIPFVLPTVVVAGAFTELFTTFGLDDGPVRLRHTVWAILLAHVFFNYAVVVRTVGSFWAGLDHRPEEQARVLGAGRVRTFVEVTLPRLRPALAGAAAIVYLFCFTSFGVILVLGGPRQATVETEIYRFAVTRSDLTTAAALAVVQLVAVLGLVAMTTALERRRPATSTVSNRPTARISRIGRVANLAVATALLGLPIGVLVERSFAIGDGYGLSHYRDLSTRVPQLPASGLTALRNSLVFGVTATLVAVVVGSLTALVVVHGRRSLRHVFDLGLTLPLGTSAVTIGFGVILALDEPPLDLRTSWWIVPVAHSLVGIPFVVRTMVPVLRRIDPTLREAAALLGASPARVRREIDLPIASRGMVVGAGFAFAVSIGEFGATSFIPRRPETLTAPLALFRLLSTPGDRLRGQAMALAVIVMIVVGLSVLLIESVRGGSEGTF comes from the coding sequence ATGGGTCGAGATCGTTCTCGGCTGATCGCCGGCGCGGCGATCGTCCCCGCCGTCTTCATCGGGGTGTTCTTCTTCTATCCCGTCACGACGGTGGTGTGGCGCGGACTCGGTGGCGAGGGTCTCGATGCGCTCACCGGGCTCAACGAGTCGGGCCGGATCCGATCGGCCGTGTGGTTCACGGTGTGGCAAGCGGCCGCGTCGACCCTGTTGACCCTCGTCGTCGCTCTCCCCGGTGCCGCGGCGATGGCCCGCGCTGCGCCGCGCACCCAACGTCGGCTACGGGCGCTGGTGACGATCCCGTTCGTGCTGCCGACCGTGGTCGTGGCCGGTGCGTTCACCGAGCTCTTCACGACGTTCGGTCTCGACGACGGTCCCGTTCGGCTGCGCCACACCGTGTGGGCGATATTGCTCGCTCATGTCTTCTTCAACTACGCGGTGGTCGTCCGCACCGTCGGATCGTTCTGGGCCGGGCTCGATCATCGACCGGAGGAACAGGCACGCGTTCTCGGCGCCGGTCGGGTCCGGACGTTCGTCGAGGTCACCCTTCCCCGCCTCCGGCCGGCGCTGGCCGGGGCGGCGGCGATCGTGTACCTCTTCTGCTTCACCTCGTTCGGTGTCATCCTCGTGCTGGGCGGACCCCGGCAGGCCACGGTCGAGACCGAGATCTACCGCTTCGCCGTGACCCGGTCGGATCTCACCACCGCGGCGGCGCTCGCCGTCGTCCAGCTGGTGGCAGTGCTCGGCCTGGTCGCGATGACCACTGCACTCGAGCGGCGGCGACCCGCGACGAGCACCGTGTCCAACCGACCGACGGCGCGGATCAGCCGAATCGGACGGGTCGCGAACCTCGCAGTCGCCACCGCGTTGCTCGGGCTTCCGATCGGCGTGCTGGTCGAGCGCTCGTTCGCCATCGGCGACGGCTACGGCCTGAGCCACTATCGGGACCTGTCGACCCGGGTCCCGCAGCTTCCGGCCTCTGGGCTCACCGCGTTGCGAAACTCGTTGGTCTTCGGTGTGACGGCCACCCTGGTCGCCGTCGTGGTCGGGTCCCTGACGGCCCTCGTCGTGGTCCACGGACGCCGATCGCTGCGCCACGTGTTCGATCTCGGCCTCACCCTCCCCCTCGGCACCTCCGCCGTCACCATCGGCTTCGGTGTGATCCTCGCCCTGGACGAGCCGCCGCTCGACCTCCGCACGTCATGGTGGATCGTCCCGGTTGCCCACAGCCTCGTCGGCATCCCGTTCGTCGTGCGGACCATGGTGCCCGTGCTCCGCCGGATCGACCCGACGCTGCGCGAGGCTGCCGCGCTCCTCGGCGCATCGCCCGCCCGCGTTCGCCGCGAGATCGACCTGCCGATCGCGAGTCGCGGCATGGTCGTCGGTGCCGGATTCGCGTTCGCGGTGTCGATCGGCGAGTTCGGTGCCACATCCTTCATCCCGAGACGACCCGAGACGCTCACCGCTCCCCTTGCCCTCTTCCGACTTCTCTCGACGCCGGGCGACCGCCTCCGAGGCCAGGCCATGGCGTTGGCGGTGATCGTGATGATCGTCGTCGGTCTGTCCGTCCTGCTCATCGAGTCGGTGCGGGGCGGCTCGGAGGGCACGTTCTGA